The Metabacillus sediminilitoris genome window below encodes:
- a CDS encoding cupredoxin domain-containing protein codes for MSVKKWVTELVVVLAMVVVVTTSGSLGVFAESGVVTQPMETVKSIEVQLNDDYFNPKVITIPNGTTTTLILKNKGKKKHTFTVEKLGIDAEVQPGKEKNITVKPKQPGTYELICRYHFQEGMVGKVIVK; via the coding sequence ATGTCTGTGAAAAAGTGGGTAACAGAATTGGTCGTTGTGCTTGCAATGGTTGTAGTTGTGACAACTTCAGGCTCACTTGGTGTATTTGCCGAATCCGGTGTTGTAACTCAGCCTATGGAGACGGTGAAATCGATTGAGGTCCAGTTGAACGATGATTACTTTAATCCGAAAGTCATCACTATTCCGAATGGAACAACCACAACGTTGATATTGAAAAACAAAGGTAAGAAAAAGCACACCTTCACAGTGGAAAAGCTCGGAATTGACGCCGAGGTCCAGCCAGGAAAAGAAAAAAACATTACCGTGAAACCAAAACAGCCCGGTACATATGAACTGATATGTCGGTACCATTTCCAGGAAGGAATGGTTGGAAAAGTAATAGTCAAATAA
- a CDS encoding PQQ-dependent sugar dehydrogenase gives MIKVKVGLRPIASKINLPTVMKTTILPGDSIERLFIATQVGEIFYIGNSSLRTFLDIRRRILKLGVSGGGYDERGLLGLAFHPKFYYNGLFYLHYSVAGSEGPGALPESFKPNPCDPRTLNLRWINRETQYDHIDTIEEWILQSNGQPQKRRTLLNLRRPFSNHNGVNSLNFSPETGKLVLTTGDGGSGYDPFNLSQNDLEIAGKIIEIDVGKNTYINNPPIVTRFNELPTTIQETLTVMAKGVRNIPGISFQRIYNQYIKYAGNVGQDLVESIFSFVHYKPIPVTQLIQASFMNSEPDKEGFINFGWRGWEGAFPASIIRGCTKYPTLDEKTIAYYNEAITLSGSRLQPLTSYFHKDTRPDKFGGTALTGVQAYMGKRIPGLTGSVVFTDLARKESQPQVRGGLAYTIVRPNGKQNDFSVIQTDYDFGSQSAYYVNLGTNLNQTRLYLGVYGSMKVTDFNQGTVFEIVP, from the coding sequence TTGATAAAAGTTAAGGTTGGTTTACGGCCCATTGCAAGTAAGATAAATTTACCTACTGTTATGAAAACAACTATACTTCCAGGTGACTCAATTGAAAGGTTATTTATCGCAACCCAGGTAGGAGAGATCTTTTACATAGGAAACTCAAGTTTAAGGACTTTTTTAGATATTCGCCGGCGAATCCTAAAACTAGGTGTTTCTGGTGGCGGATATGATGAACGGGGATTGCTAGGGCTAGCGTTTCATCCCAAATTTTATTATAACGGTCTGTTTTATCTTCATTATTCAGTAGCTGGGAGCGAAGGACCAGGTGCTCTTCCTGAATCTTTTAAGCCTAACCCGTGTGATCCTAGAACTTTAAACCTAAGGTGGATAAATAGAGAAACTCAATATGATCATATTGATACAATTGAAGAATGGATTTTACAATCGAACGGTCAACCCCAAAAACGACGGACATTACTGAACTTAAGAAGACCATTTTCAAATCATAATGGGGTCAATAGTTTAAACTTTTCACCTGAAACAGGAAAACTTGTTTTAACAACCGGCGATGGTGGCTCAGGCTATGATCCATTTAACTTAAGCCAGAACGATCTAGAAATCGCTGGTAAAATAATTGAAATTGATGTAGGTAAGAATACATACATCAATAACCCACCCATTGTCACACGTTTTAATGAACTTCCCACAACTATTCAGGAAACGCTCACGGTAATGGCCAAAGGAGTTCGCAATATACCAGGTATTTCATTTCAAAGGATTTATAATCAGTATATTAAATATGCGGGAAATGTCGGCCAGGATTTGGTCGAGTCGATTTTTTCATTCGTTCATTATAAACCAATACCGGTTACTCAGCTTATTCAAGCTTCTTTCATGAATTCTGAACCTGACAAAGAAGGATTTATTAACTTTGGCTGGCGAGGTTGGGAAGGTGCTTTTCCTGCTTCGATTATAAGAGGCTGCACTAAATATCCAACTTTGGATGAGAAAACAATTGCTTATTACAATGAAGCAATAACCCTTTCAGGGAGTCGTCTTCAGCCTTTAACTAGTTATTTTCATAAAGATACCAGACCCGATAAGTTTGGAGGAACTGCACTTACAGGAGTGCAAGCCTATATGGGGAAAAGAATCCCTGGTTTAACAGGAAGTGTTGTGTTTACCGATCTTGCCCGGAAAGAATCTCAACCTCAGGTTAGAGGGGGTTTAGCTTATACCATCGTAAGACCAAATGGAAAACAAAATGATTTTAGTGTGATACAAACCGATTATGATTTTGGGTCCCAATCAGCCTATTATGTTAATTTGGGAACAAATCTGAATCAAACCAGATTATATTTAGGGGTTTATGGCTCTATGAAAGTGACTGATTTTAACCAAGGCACTGTTTTTGAAATAGTTCCATGA
- a CDS encoding ABC transporter substrate-binding protein, which produces MFRNNKLFSIMLCVIALMLLIAGCGNKATTTTSNEKEAASSQEQEERVVKHAGGETTIKGTPKRIVTLYQGANDTAVALGVKPVGIVESWDQQPIYEYLRSDLEGATIVGQELQPNLEEISKLKPDLIIASKYRHEKIYPQLSKIAPTIMDDTIYEWKDTLNLMADALNKQDKKAELLAEWDTRVKDFKSQMGDKLPIKATITNFRSDHMRVYYNSYGGSILKELGFEILERPAGTEGEDWGEKITSKERIPDLNADTFFNFNASKDSELVEKNYEEWTNHPLWKELDAVKNDKVFQVDEVYWSAGAGYKSANLMLDSLYEIYELEK; this is translated from the coding sequence ATGTTTCGCAATAATAAGTTATTTTCGATCATGTTATGTGTTATCGCATTGATGCTGCTTATAGCAGGGTGTGGCAACAAGGCAACAACAACGACAAGTAATGAGAAGGAGGCAGCTTCATCTCAAGAGCAAGAGGAGCGCGTTGTTAAACATGCTGGAGGAGAGACAACGATTAAAGGCACCCCTAAAAGAATCGTAACATTATATCAAGGTGCTAATGATACAGCTGTGGCACTTGGTGTGAAGCCTGTTGGTATCGTTGAGTCGTGGGATCAACAACCCATCTATGAATATTTAAGATCTGATTTAGAAGGTGCTACAATTGTTGGACAAGAGTTGCAGCCTAACTTAGAAGAGATTTCAAAATTGAAGCCAGATTTAATTATTGCTTCTAAATATCGTCATGAGAAAATTTATCCGCAATTATCTAAAATCGCTCCAACGATTATGGATGATACCATTTATGAATGGAAAGATACGTTGAATTTAATGGCTGATGCATTAAATAAACAAGATAAAAAAGCTGAATTATTAGCTGAGTGGGATACCCGTGTAAAAGATTTCAAATCACAAATGGGTGACAAGTTACCGATTAAGGCGACTATTACTAACTTCCGCTCGGATCATATGCGAGTTTACTATAATAGTTATGGTGGATCAATTTTGAAGGAATTAGGGTTTGAGATACTTGAACGCCCTGCAGGCACTGAGGGGGAAGATTGGGGAGAAAAGATAACTTCTAAGGAACGTATTCCGGATTTGAACGCCGATACATTCTTCAACTTCAATGCCTCTAAAGATTCTGAACTAGTTGAGAAAAACTATGAAGAGTGGACAAATCATCCGCTATGGAAAGAGCTTGATGCTGTGAAAAATGATAAGGTTTTTCAGGTTGACGAAGTGTACTGGAGTGCAGGTGCTGGTTATAAGTCAGCGAATTTAATGCTTGATAGTTTATATGAAATTTATGAATTGGAAAAATAA
- a CDS encoding FecCD family ABC transporter permease produces the protein MVQLVKQNKGKIFGLFFLIVLLFVCMLSSLLFGSTHYTLADIYSMITSFNANDLTHIIIWKERFPRMVIAVATGASLAVAGVISQLLTRNPLGSPSVLGINSGSIFFIVVFVVLFKVSDLNIIVYFAFLGALVAAILVYLLGSLSYSGTTSLKIILAGIAVNAMFVSFTQIILLMNQKGMNDVLFWMAGTISGRTLDMIIAVLPFLFISLISTCFLGRSMNVYASGESIAKGLGQNVMLMKLTLLVLMVVLAGGSLAVIGNIAFVGLIIPHLAKSLVGNSYVWLTPYSTVLGSIFLLAADISTRLINPPAEIPLGVITAFIGAPFFIYIAFKGGRERGKSMDRSIET, from the coding sequence ATGGTACAACTTGTAAAGCAAAATAAAGGGAAGATATTTGGCTTATTTTTTTTAATCGTTTTATTATTCGTTTGTATGTTATCGAGTTTGCTGTTTGGTAGTACGCATTATACTCTGGCTGATATTTACAGCATGATAACGTCGTTTAATGCAAATGATTTAACGCATATCATAATTTGGAAAGAACGTTTCCCGCGGATGGTGATTGCAGTCGCTACTGGGGCTTCGCTGGCAGTTGCTGGCGTCATTAGCCAATTGTTGACCCGCAATCCGTTAGGCTCTCCGAGTGTACTGGGGATTAACTCTGGCTCAATTTTCTTTATTGTTGTCTTTGTTGTTTTATTCAAAGTGTCAGATTTAAACATTATTGTTTACTTCGCTTTTTTAGGAGCGCTAGTGGCAGCTATTTTAGTTTATTTGCTCGGTTCATTAAGCTACTCAGGGACTACATCTCTCAAAATTATTTTAGCTGGGATTGCCGTTAACGCGATGTTTGTCTCATTTACGCAAATCATTTTATTAATGAATCAAAAAGGGATGAATGACGTTTTGTTTTGGATGGCAGGAACGATTAGCGGCCGGACTTTAGACATGATTATAGCTGTTTTGCCGTTCTTATTTATTTCTCTCATTTCGACGTGTTTTTTAGGACGGTCTATGAATGTTTATGCTTCCGGCGAAAGCATTGCCAAAGGGTTGGGACAAAATGTAATGTTAATGAAATTGACACTGCTTGTGTTAATGGTTGTGCTTGCGGGTGGTTCATTAGCTGTCATTGGTAACATTGCGTTTGTCGGTTTGATTATTCCACATTTAGCTAAATCACTTGTTGGAAATAGTTATGTTTGGCTGACACCTTATTCTACTGTCTTAGGAAGTATTTTTTTACTGGCTGCAGATATTAGTACACGGCTGATTAATCCGCCTGCGGAAATTCCTTTAGGTGTTATTACAGCATTTATCGGAGCGCCGTTCTTTATTTATATCGCTTTTAAAGGAGGGCGTGAGCGTGGAAAATCGATGGATCGTTCGATCGAAACATGA
- a CDS encoding FecCD family ABC transporter permease, with amino-acid sequence MENRWIVRSKHENVSFFMIKKDVYKTIAVLVSLLFVMLVGLMVGSDIIPFHEVIQYTFHIAPIENEFALGELRMPRVLSGMIVGASLAVAGLIVQGIIRNPLASPDVIGVTGGASVCAVLFLTYFSDALGVQWTPIFAVIGAIMTFFIIYLFSLHPSITANRIVLIGIGLATLANAVVMYILVTSASFSSEQAYLWLTGSLYGVNWLQTISILVSFVVLFFIIMWLKRKFELYSYGDSVAEQLGLNLRRFRIIFLFFSALLCGLSVSIAGGIGFIGLLTPHISRRIVHHHTSLLFITTAGIGAILVVLADWIARIAFQPLDIPVGVFTSGIGAPFFIYLLIKNRNSF; translated from the coding sequence GTGGAAAATCGATGGATCGTTCGATCGAAACATGAGAACGTATCATTTTTTATGATAAAGAAAGATGTTTATAAAACAATAGCAGTATTGGTTAGTTTGTTATTCGTCATGCTAGTAGGGTTGATGGTTGGGAGCGACATTATACCATTTCATGAGGTGATTCAATATACATTTCATATAGCTCCGATTGAGAATGAATTTGCACTTGGAGAATTAAGGATGCCCCGTGTTTTGTCGGGAATGATTGTCGGAGCATCACTTGCTGTAGCTGGTTTAATTGTACAAGGGATCATTCGAAATCCGCTTGCTTCACCGGATGTCATCGGTGTCACAGGCGGTGCTTCTGTATGTGCAGTTTTATTTTTAACCTATTTTAGCGATGCATTGGGTGTTCAATGGACGCCTATCTTTGCTGTTATTGGTGCAATTATGACGTTCTTCATTATTTATCTTTTTTCACTGCATCCATCGATCACCGCAAATCGAATCGTGTTAATTGGCATCGGTTTAGCAACACTTGCGAATGCGGTGGTTATGTATATTCTTGTGACGTCTGCTTCGTTTTCATCTGAACAGGCATATTTATGGCTGACAGGAAGCTTATATGGCGTCAATTGGTTGCAAACAATATCGATACTTGTGTCATTTGTTGTCTTATTTTTCATTATTATGTGGTTGAAGCGGAAGTTTGAGTTGTACAGTTACGGTGATTCAGTTGCTGAACAGTTAGGGTTAAATTTGAGGCGATTTAGAATCATTTTTTTGTTCTTTAGTGCATTGCTTTGTGGATTATCAGTTTCGATAGCAGGAGGAATAGGATTTATTGGTTTGCTGACGCCGCATATTTCAAGGAGAATTGTTCATCATCATACGTCACTCCTATTCATTACGACAGCGGGTATCGGTGCTATATTAGTCGTACTTGCAGACTGGATAGCTCGCATTGCCTTCCAACCGTTAGATATTCCAGTAGGTGTCTTTACATCCGGTATCGGTGCACCATTCTTCATTTATTTACTGATTAAAAATCGAAATTCATTTTAA
- a CDS encoding IucA/IucC family C-terminal-domain containing protein, whose protein sequence is MSSIVMDELKIFDIHLEHEKLKEIAINDLLNEEKCLSFLQNQMLEMKAPNLSVAASILSKRYAYLVVSSTLYSMVEFNCVLNLPVKACALSKERQLCIQAGMCKWQEVKSIEREQWRENVLRDLFASHITPVLNILRKASRVPSSILWENVAIRVNSIYRKILAKESDPMKIERLNSDFHFLKNASGNLFNLEENPIKHYLKIGEELKLNPCRKTCCMYYKLEEDVEGIGYCGNCPIKNRQTKVRGVMQ, encoded by the coding sequence ATGAGCAGTATTGTTATGGACGAACTGAAAATTTTTGATATACATTTAGAACATGAGAAGCTTAAGGAAATCGCGATAAATGATTTGTTAAATGAGGAAAAATGTTTATCGTTTCTACAAAATCAAATGTTAGAGATGAAAGCGCCGAATTTATCAGTAGCAGCTTCAATACTTTCGAAAAGATATGCTTATCTCGTCGTGTCGTCCACTTTATATAGTATGGTCGAATTCAACTGTGTCCTTAATTTGCCGGTAAAAGCATGCGCATTAAGTAAAGAACGTCAATTATGTATTCAAGCAGGTATGTGCAAATGGCAGGAAGTAAAGAGTATAGAGAGGGAACAATGGCGTGAAAACGTGCTGCGTGACCTTTTTGCATCTCATATTACCCCGGTTTTAAACATATTGAGAAAAGCATCCCGTGTTCCTTCATCAATATTGTGGGAAAACGTAGCCATTCGAGTTAACTCTATTTATCGGAAAATATTAGCGAAAGAATCGGATCCGATGAAAATTGAACGCCTAAACAGCGATTTCCATTTCTTGAAAAATGCGAGTGGAAACTTGTTTAATTTAGAAGAAAATCCGATTAAACATTATCTGAAAATTGGAGAAGAACTTAAATTAAATCCTTGTCGGAAAACGTGCTGTATGTACTATAAATTAGAAGAGGATGTTGAAGGAATCGGTTATTGCGGCAATTGCCCAATTAAAAATAGGCAAACAAAAGTGAGGGGGGTAATGCAATGA
- a CDS encoding ABC transporter ATP-binding protein — protein MSEIKINVKDITLAYGETIIIDSLNLAIPKGKITVFIGRNGCGKSTLLHAIARLLKPQIGSVFLDDRDILKMKSKEVAKKLAILPQSPTAPEGVTVEQLVKQGRYPYQSTFKQWTNEDEIAVNHALTVTNMKELQDRHVHELSGGQRQRAWIALNLAQNTDTILLDEPTTYLDLTHQIEILDLLYDLNREENRTIVMVLHDINLACRYADHLVAIKDQKVFIQGAPEKIITGENIERIYGLKCRIGVDSQFGTPICFPDGKGRKIEINNELCELVFG, from the coding sequence ATGAGCGAAATAAAAATAAATGTTAAAGATATAACATTAGCATATGGTGAAACTATCATCATTGATTCATTAAATTTAGCAATCCCTAAAGGGAAAATCACCGTTTTCATCGGTCGAAATGGATGTGGGAAATCGACTTTATTACATGCAATTGCCCGACTACTAAAACCACAAATAGGTAGCGTATTTCTTGATGACCGAGACATTTTGAAAATGAAATCAAAAGAAGTCGCCAAAAAGTTAGCCATCTTACCACAATCACCCACCGCCCCGGAAGGCGTAACAGTGGAACAGTTAGTGAAACAAGGTCGTTATCCATACCAAAGTACATTCAAGCAATGGACAAATGAAGACGAAATAGCTGTTAATCATGCTTTAACAGTAACAAATATGAAAGAATTGCAAGATCGACATGTCCACGAATTATCTGGCGGGCAGCGTCAAAGAGCTTGGATAGCCCTTAATCTTGCTCAAAATACCGATACCATTTTATTAGATGAACCAACAACGTATTTAGACTTAACGCACCAAATTGAAATTTTAGACCTGCTGTATGATTTGAATAGAGAAGAGAACAGAACAATCGTCATGGTTTTGCACGATATTAATTTAGCATGTCGTTATGCGGATCACCTCGTAGCGATAAAAGATCAAAAAGTTTTCATTCAAGGTGCTCCCGAAAAAATAATAACGGGAGAAAACATCGAACGCATTTACGGACTAAAATGTCGCATTGGTGTTGACAGTCAATTCGGCACACCAATATGTTTCCCAGATGGAAAAGGGAGGAAAATTGAAATAAATAATGAATTATGTGAATTGGTGTTTGGCTAA
- a CDS encoding ABC transporter substrate-binding protein, whose product MQKSNKVRKFGGTLLILLLTIMMAITGCSNPQKNTEGEKTQASTETQEQKIRTIKHEMGETEIKNIPKKIVTLELSFVDSLNAIGITPIGIADDNKKDMISKLVGSSIDYTSVGTREQPSLEVISSLQPDLIIADAERHNAIYKDLQKIAPTIILKSRESTYQENLDSFKTIAEAVDQKDIANKRLTEHEKTINEIKSKLSVDANMTVLPAVVRDTSFQAHTTSSYDGELLELLGLKVAVEDEQPYAEMNLEQLVKINPDVLLLANNEGKLLTDEWKENPLWKNLKAVKNEQVYSVDRDLWTRFRGVESAEAMANDTLKMLNEK is encoded by the coding sequence ATGCAAAAGTCTAATAAAGTACGGAAATTTGGCGGAACATTGCTAATCCTGTTATTAACGATAATGATGGCCATAACAGGATGCAGTAACCCTCAAAAAAATACAGAAGGTGAGAAAACACAAGCTTCTACGGAAACACAAGAGCAAAAAATAAGAACGATTAAGCATGAAATGGGAGAAACAGAAATTAAAAATATTCCTAAAAAAATAGTTACACTAGAGCTATCTTTTGTTGATTCTTTAAATGCAATAGGAATTACCCCTATAGGAATTGCAGACGATAATAAAAAAGATATGATTTCAAAGCTTGTAGGCAGTTCAATAGATTATACTTCTGTAGGAACTCGTGAACAGCCTAGCTTAGAGGTTATTAGTTCTTTACAGCCAGATTTAATTATAGCAGATGCTGAGCGACACAATGCTATTTACAAAGACTTACAGAAGATTGCTCCGACTATCATTTTGAAAAGCCGCGAATCTACATATCAAGAAAACCTAGATTCTTTTAAAACGATTGCTGAAGCTGTAGATCAAAAAGATATTGCTAATAAAAGATTAACTGAGCATGAAAAAACAATTAATGAAATTAAATCAAAACTTAGCGTTGATGCAAATATGACCGTTTTACCTGCAGTTGTACGAGATACTTCATTCCAAGCCCATACTACTTCTTCCTATGACGGAGAATTGCTTGAATTATTGGGATTAAAGGTTGCGGTTGAGGATGAACAACCATATGCTGAAATGAACTTAGAACAGCTTGTTAAGATCAATCCTGATGTGCTGTTATTAGCCAACAATGAAGGAAAATTACTTACTGATGAGTGGAAGGAAAATCCACTTTGGAAAAATTTAAAAGCTGTAAAAAATGAACAAGTTTATAGCGTTGACAGAGATTTATGGACAAGATTTCGTGGGGTTGAATCCGCTGAAGCTATGGCGAATGACACTTTAAAAATGCTAAATGAAAAATAA
- a CDS encoding FecCD family ABC transporter permease, translated as MKTVVKNNVIVYCTAITAIILLISGIIISILVGAADINVAMVLKSFFEINPSKEDLIIQTLRLPRALIGALVGANLAVAGALMQAITRNSLASPQVFGVNAGASFFIVMAFAFFPNLSSTSLVFIAFIGAAVGGITVYSFASGGGMTHVKLALAGITVHLLLSSLTQSVIIFNEQAKDVLYWLVGSINGKTWTHVHIILPWSLIGLLVALSFSRSISILVLGESTAKGLGQKVDRIRILAGILVIILAGSSVAVAGPVGFIGLIVPHIVRRLVGGDYRRIIPFSALFGALLLVYSDILARFIAYPFESPVGIVTALIGAPFFLYLARKGRNIKQ; from the coding sequence ATGAAAACTGTGGTTAAAAATAACGTAATAGTATATTGTACAGCAATAACTGCAATTATTTTATTAATTTCGGGAATAATCATCAGTATTTTGGTAGGAGCTGCAGATATAAATGTTGCTATGGTGCTGAAGTCTTTCTTCGAGATAAATCCATCAAAAGAAGATTTGATAATACAGACCCTTCGATTACCGCGTGCATTAATTGGAGCATTAGTTGGTGCTAATTTAGCGGTGGCAGGTGCTCTCATGCAGGCTATAACCCGGAATTCATTAGCATCTCCACAAGTATTTGGTGTGAACGCCGGTGCCTCATTTTTTATTGTCATGGCTTTCGCTTTTTTTCCTAACCTCTCTTCCACTTCACTCGTTTTCATAGCATTTATCGGTGCAGCTGTAGGAGGAATAACAGTCTATTCTTTTGCTTCTGGTGGAGGAATGACACATGTAAAATTAGCATTAGCTGGAATCACAGTACACTTACTATTATCTTCTTTAACTCAAAGTGTCATTATTTTTAATGAACAAGCAAAAGATGTACTGTATTGGTTAGTGGGTTCTATTAATGGAAAAACTTGGACGCATGTTCATATCATTCTTCCATGGTCACTTATCGGACTATTAGTAGCTCTATCGTTCTCTCGCTCTATTTCAATTCTTGTCTTAGGAGAATCTACTGCCAAAGGTCTTGGGCAAAAAGTAGATCGAATCCGCATTTTAGCAGGAATTTTAGTCATTATTTTAGCGGGATCTTCAGTTGCTGTAGCAGGTCCAGTTGGCTTTATTGGATTAATTGTTCCTCATATTGTTCGAAGACTTGTTGGTGGAGATTATCGAAGGATTATTCCTTTTTCCGCATTATTCGGGGCGTTACTCTTAGTATACTCAGATATTCTCGCTCGGTTTATTGCTTATCCTTTTGAGTCACCTGTTGGAATTGTAACAGCTCTTATCGGGGCGCCATTCTTCCTTTATTTAGCAAGGAAAGGAAGGAATATTAAACAATGA
- a CDS encoding FecCD family ABC transporter permease has translation MKNNHKFILKPNLHPSFILLTLLIIMLILSIVSLGVGAVYISPLEIIQHLFGEEIQSQSFILHNYRIPRMIIAIIVGAGLATAGAILQGILRNPMASPDVIGVTKGAGLAAVIIIVLFPMAPIIFLPLSAFIGAALIATILMLYVYRKGGHPNTIALVGIALGAICQAGIEYFMIKFPDDVNMTLLWLTGSLWGRGWDQVFMLLPCLIVIPILIGLTSKLDILNLGDDIATGLGERSKVLRYILLSISVVITGVCVAAVGSIGFIGLIAPHIARRVVGSKFKVLLPSSALFGAILLLIADSLGRGLFPPIEIPAGIVTAVIGAPYFLYLLRSERKKA, from the coding sequence ATGAAGAATAACCATAAATTCATTCTGAAACCGAATCTCCATCCTAGCTTTATTCTTCTTACGTTATTGATCATCATGCTGATTTTATCAATAGTGAGTCTTGGTGTAGGGGCTGTATACATTTCACCTTTAGAAATTATTCAACATTTATTTGGAGAAGAGATACAAAGTCAATCATTTATACTGCACAATTATCGTATTCCGCGTATGATTATCGCTATCATTGTTGGAGCTGGGCTCGCAACAGCTGGAGCTATCTTACAAGGAATTCTTCGAAATCCGATGGCTTCACCTGATGTGATCGGAGTTACAAAAGGGGCCGGATTGGCTGCTGTTATCATAATTGTACTGTTCCCGATGGCGCCAATTATATTTCTTCCACTTTCTGCTTTTATTGGAGCAGCTTTGATTGCAACGATCTTGATGTTATATGTATATAGAAAAGGCGGTCACCCTAATACAATCGCTTTAGTAGGAATTGCACTAGGGGCAATATGCCAAGCAGGAATAGAGTATTTTATGATTAAGTTTCCAGACGATGTCAATATGACGCTTTTGTGGTTGACTGGAAGTCTTTGGGGAAGAGGATGGGATCAAGTCTTTATGTTGCTCCCATGTCTTATTGTTATCCCAATACTAATTGGATTAACTTCTAAATTGGATATACTTAATCTCGGTGACGATATTGCTACAGGTCTCGGTGAAAGATCGAAAGTTTTGAGATATATTTTACTTAGCATTTCAGTTGTTATAACTGGTGTATGTGTTGCCGCAGTGGGTTCTATCGGATTTATCGGTTTAATTGCTCCTCATATTGCTAGAAGAGTTGTAGGTTCTAAATTTAAAGTATTACTCCCTTCATCAGCTCTTTTTGGTGCTATTCTTCTACTAATTGCCGATAGTCTTGGTAGAGGATTATTTCCGCCAATAGAAATACCGGCCGGAATTGTTACAGCAGTAATTGGAGCACCATATTTTTTATATTTATTACGTAGTGAACGAAAAAAAGCATAA
- a CDS encoding ABC transporter ATP-binding protein, which produces MTTLSAEKLSLSYGSTKILDNIDLVIPKGKISVIIGSNGCGKSTILRSLARLLIPQKGTVYLDGKAIQHQSFKEVAKKLAILPQGPEAPEDITVKNLCYYGRHPHKGLFSRPTKEDHTIVERALSATKMTDFVDRTLDELSGGQRQRAWISMALAQDTDLLLLDEPTTYLDLAHQIEILALLRDLNLTYGRTIVMVLHDLNQAAQYADHLISIVNGRIYDEGPPEKVFTKNMIKEVFGLECCIIENPFDQTPLCIPIGLSTK; this is translated from the coding sequence ATGACAACATTATCAGCAGAGAAACTTTCTCTCTCATACGGATCAACTAAAATCCTTGATAATATCGACTTAGTCATTCCAAAAGGCAAGATTAGTGTCATTATAGGTTCTAATGGTTGTGGCAAATCTACCATTTTGCGGTCTTTAGCTAGATTATTAATCCCTCAAAAAGGTACGGTCTATTTAGATGGAAAAGCTATTCAACATCAATCTTTCAAAGAGGTTGCAAAAAAATTGGCGATTTTACCTCAAGGTCCGGAAGCTCCGGAAGATATCACAGTTAAAAACCTATGTTACTATGGTCGACATCCACATAAAGGTTTGTTTTCCAGACCAACTAAAGAGGATCATACGATTGTAGAACGTGCATTATCTGCAACGAAAATGACAGATTTTGTAGATCGCACATTGGATGAATTATCTGGAGGACAAAGGCAAAGAGCGTGGATTTCAATGGCTTTAGCACAAGACACAGACCTTTTATTATTAGATGAACCAACAACATATTTAGATTTAGCGCATCAAATTGAAATATTAGCATTATTACGCGATTTAAACTTAACTTATGGTCGAACGATTGTCATGGTTTTACATGATTTAAATCAAGCAGCACAATATGCTGATCATCTAATTAGCATTGTTAATGGAAGAATTTACGATGAAGGTCCACCAGAAAAAGTATTTACAAAAAACATGATTAAAGAAGTCTTTGGCTTAGAATGCTGTATAATTGAAAACCCTTTTGATCAAACACCACTTTGTATTCCCATTGGTTTATCTACAAAGTAG